In the genome of Triticum urartu cultivar G1812 chromosome 5, Tu2.1, whole genome shotgun sequence, one region contains:
- the LOC125510772 gene encoding TOM1-like protein 9 encodes MPPSLSSSVQRATSDALIGPDWATNLEICDTLNRDPGHTKDVVKSLKKRIAHKNSKVQLLALTLLETMIKNCGDIVHMHVAERDVLREMVKIVKKRPDYHVKEKILTLIDTWQEFFGGARSKYPQYYASYQDLLRAGAVFPQRSNGSVPIFTPAQSQPLQNYPPALRDADHGAPESSAQDFPATSLADIQNARGIMDVLSEMLNALDPSKRQELRQDVIVDLVDQCRTYKQRVVQLVNSTSDEGLLSQGLCLNDDLQRVLAKHDAIAAGIAVPVEKQRSLHSALAKPDTTKEAVQRSSAATTSASKQSPFEQLAPPAPPSSSSAKSVVAAPAPSFDLLSGDDYIKPEPENSLALVPVSEYSASDQNVLALADMFQQNSAAANNRNHNQLTNSVISPASRANPAPVHSTLPQQPTTYSNGEIVPYGQQSQLNATRSWNGQPAYGVDSQRQALNYGVEDQNRGLPPAPWEIQHLTGNQPQQAQSGQGFMSTQQMPGGMRLPPVLGAQQAPQFVPNMQYGGMYPNSMQINQGMGMNSQQIVGGQFYGMNYQQSYAVQMAGYGYVHQSGGYYIPNAAYAYTSANELSQRMNGATSSFSLKQQNKASRPEDSLFGDLLSIAKMKQSKPAAGKVGGL; translated from the exons ATGCCGCCGTCGTTGTCCTCCTCCGTCCAACGCGCGACGAGCGACGCGCTCATCGGTCCCGACTGGGCGACGAACCTCGAGATCTGCGACACCCTCAACCGCGATCCAGG GCATACAAAAGATGTTGTCAAGTCTCTCAAGAAACGCATTGCGCACAAGAACTCGAAGGTCCAGCTTCTCGCTCTCACG TTGCTGGAGACAATGATTAAAAATTGTGGGGACATTGTCCATATGCATGTTGCTGAGAGAGACGTACTTCGTGAAATGGTGAAGATAGTAAAGAAAAGG CCTGATTATCATGTAAAAGAGAAGATTCTCACGCTGATCGACACTTGGCAAGAATTTTTTGGCGGCGCACGTTCAAAATATCCGCAATACTATGCATCATACCAGGACCTTTTG CGTGCCGGAGCTGTATTTCCTCAAAGATCAAATGGATCTGTGCCAATATTTACTCCTGCGCAGAGTCAGCCTCTACAAAACTATCCTCCTGCTCTACGCGATGCTGACCACGGGGCTCCTGAATCGTCAGCGCAGGATTTTCCTGCCACAAG CCTGGCAGATATTCAGAATGCACGGGGTATCATGGACGTTCTTTCGGAGATGTTGAATGCTTTAGATCCTAGTAAAAGACAG GAACTTCGTCAGGATGTCATCGTTGACCTTGTGGATCAGTGCCGTACATACAAGCAGAGAGTCGTGCAGCTTGTCAACAGTACCTC GGACGAGGGGTTGCTCAGCCAGGGTCTTTGTTTGAATGATGATTTGCAGCGTGTTTTAGCAAAACACGACGCTATTGCCGCGGGCATAGCGGTTCCAGTGGAGAAGCAGAGATCGCTCCATTCCGCGCTAGCGAAGCCAGATACCACAAAAGAAGCAGTGCAGAG GTCTTCAGCAGCTACTACAAGTGCAAGCAAGCAGTCACCCTTTGAACAATTAGCACCTCCTGCACCTCCATCATCGAGCAGTGCAAAATCAGTTGTTGCAGCACCAGCTCCTAGTTTCGACCTCCTTAGTGGAGATGACTACATCAAACCTGAACCTGAAAACTCGCTGGCGCTTGTTCCTGTCAGTGAATACTCAGCTTCAGACCAGAATGTATTGGCCCTTGCAGACATGTTCCAACAAAATAGTGCTGCTGCCAACAATAGAAACCACAACCAGCTTACAAACTCTGTTATTTCCCCTGCATCTCGAGCAAACCCTGCTCCAGTGCACTCTACTCTGCCTCAACAACCCACTACTTATTCAAATGGCGAAATCGTACCTTACGGTCAACAATCCCAACTGAACGCCACAAGGTCATGGAATGGGCAGCCTGCTTATGGAGTGGATTCCCAACGGCAAGCACTAAATTATG GTGTAGAGGATCAGAACAGAGGCCTTCCACCAGCACCCTGGGAAATTCAGCACTTGACGGGTAACCAACCCCAACAAGCACAAAGTGGTCAAGGATTCATGTCAACACAACAAATGCCAGGAGGTATGCGCTTGCCACCGGTGCTCGGCGCGCAGCAAGCACCACAGTTTGTGCCGAACATGCAATACGGGGGCATGTACCCGAATTCGATGCAAATCAACCAAGGAATGGGCATGAACTCCCAACAGATTGTCGGTGGACAGTTTTATGGGATGAACTATCAACAGTCATATGCAGTTCAAATGGCCGGTTATGGGTATGTGCACCAATCTGGAGGCTACTACATCCCGAATGCCGCATATGCGTATACCAGTGCAAATGAACTTTCTCAGAGAATGAATGGAGCAACGTCATCCTTTTCTCTGAAGCAGCAGAACAAAGCAAGCAGGCCAGAAGACTCGCTCTTTGGCGATCTTCTTAGCATAGCCAAAATGAAGCAGAGCAAACCTGCAGCTGGTAAGGTCGGTGGCTTGTAA